TGCGTATCATCAACAAAGCAGCAGGTTAGGTTAGGTGACAGCCCATCAACTGGGCAACAATTCAACCTTCCCTCTTCGCTTTCGCAAGCGAATGTGGCACATTCTTCCCCAGGGGCGGTCCCCTCGGGGGCCACCCCGAAGGCAGCTGCCGGGGGGCAGCCGGCCGAGCTGAGTCAGCGGGAGGGGGAAGTGATGGACCTGATCGCTTCGGGCATGACGAATCAGCAGATCGCCGCCACCTGTTTCATCAGCCAGAAGACCGTCAAGAACCACATCAACCGCATCTTCGCCAAGCTCCGTGCCGGAAGCCGCGGCGAGGCCATCGCCATCTGGCATCGCCTGGCCCGAAGGGGGGCGGTGGGTCATGGCTGACACGACCGGGGTCACGGGGCCTCCGAAGCTCCGGCCCCTGGAATGGGCCCGCGGTTGGGCCCTCAGGCCCATGTCAAAGGTTGCTCTCCACTCGTACCCTTCGCATGCCGCCGCCGAGACCGGCCAAGAGCAAGCCGGAGCCGCGAGCGGAACCGAGGACCCGTACGAGTCGGTCGGCAAGCGGCCGGCCCGACCAGGAGGGGAACACCATGTCGAACATCACTCGCAGGACGGCGACCAACGCCCGCGTCCACGTCGGCAACTGGGCGAAGACGACCGCCGAGGCGATCCGCCGCCGCGGCGACCGGGGCCAGGGGGCCGTCGAGTACGTCGGCGTGATCGTGCTGGTCGCACTGATCATCGCGGCGCTGGTGGGCTCGGGCGTGGCGGAGACGATCGCCGACGGGCTCACCACCAAGGTGGGCGAAATCCTGGGCGGTTGACGCTGCGAACTTCACGCGAGAGAGGGCAGGTCGCCCCCGCCTACGTGGTGGTGGTAGCGAGCCTGCTCTTTCTCGCGCTTGCGTTCTTCGCGGTCGGCCAGGCCGGCGCCACCCGCAACGGTGCCCAGACCGGCGCCGACGCCGCCGCACTCGCGGCGGCCAAGCAGTCTCGGGACCAGTTCGAGCTGGAGCTGTCGGCGAACCTCGACCCGGAGTACCTGACCGCGATCTTCGATCTGGGGCAGTTCGGGAGCTTCCGGGGCTGTGAGGCGGCCTACCCCATGGCTGAGCGGAACGACACCGTCGTGACACCGGGTGGCTGCAGCCCGGCCTACAACGGCGGTTGGGGCTTCACCGTCGAGGTCGAAACGAGGAAACCGGTGGGGGACACCGTTCTGCCGGGGACGGAGACGAAGAAGGCCACGGCCGAGGCCACCGCCGCACTCATACCCCGATGCCGCTACGAGCCGGTCCCCGAGCCGCTGGGGACGCTGACGTGCGAGGGGACAGTTCCGTGGCTGGTCGGCGAGGGCCCTCCGCCGGATGGGCCTGACCTCTTCGACATCCGGCTGGCCGAGAACTGACCGCGAACGAACGCAGAAGGAATGACACGCATGAGTCATCTGTACGGAGTGACCGCGCGAAAGGTAGTGGTCGTCGCTCTCCTGGCGACAACGGTGTCCCTTTCGCTCGCCGCCTGCGGTGGAGACGACGTGGGGTCGGCGAAGGACAAGGGGAGCAGCAACTCGGCGCCCGCCGCCACGGGGAACAGCAAGCCTCAGGACAGTGGCGGCAGCACCGTGCCGGACACCGGCAAGACGTTGGCAACCATCAACGGCACTGAAGGATTCCAGTTCATCGTCCATGGTGCGACCCGGGACCCAGGTGGATTCCTCACCGTGACCGGTAGTCTCAAGAACACCTCGGGGAAGAAGTCGTATGCCCCTGTGGCGTGGAACGGCCAGGAGACCAACGTGCGGCGCACGGGCCGATCCCTCGCTGGCATGACCTTGGTGGACAAGGCGGAGAAGAAGCGCTACTACGTGCTTCGCGACACCGATGGCTACCCGTTGACCACTACCGGCATCACGAGTATCGACGCAGGGGCCTCCGTCTCCTTCTTCGCCCAGTTCCCCTCCCCGCCGGACAAGACCACCCAGGTCGACATCCAGATCCCTCTCATGCCCACCGCCACGATTGAGATCTCCTGATGACCCCCGCCACGCCCCGCACCCGCAGGGCCACAGCCTCGGCCCTCGCCGCGGCCGTGCTGGTCGTCAGCATGCAGTTCGCCGCCGCGGCCGGCGCCCGGGCGGACGAGACTCCCGCTCCCGGCACGCCTCCGGGTACCGAGTCGACCTCGCCGCCGCCCGAGGTCGACGGCGAGTCACCGGGGCTGAAGATCCGGGACGGTGCGACCCTCGCGCCCGCCCGGGTGCTCGACATCGTTTCCGTCGTCGAGTCCGAGGGTGGCGAGGAGCGCCGTGAGGAGACCAGTTCCAACCTGAAGTTCGCACTTCAGGCGGAGGTGCTCTTCGGCAAGGACAGCGCCAAGCTGTCCGGGGCCGCCAATGCCCGTATCGCCGAGATCGCGGC
The Streptomyces tirandamycinicus DNA segment above includes these coding regions:
- a CDS encoding pilus assembly protein TadG-related protein, with amino-acid sequence MTLRTSRERGQVAPAYVVVVASLLFLALAFFAVGQAGATRNGAQTGADAAALAAAKQSRDQFELELSANLDPEYLTAIFDLGQFGSFRGCEAAYPMAERNDTVVTPGGCSPAYNGGWGFTVEVETRKPVGDTVLPGTETKKATAEATAALIPRCRYEPVPEPLGTLTCEGTVPWLVGEGPPPDGPDLFDIRLAEN
- a CDS encoding OmpA family protein — its product is MTPATPRTRRATASALAAAVLVVSMQFAAAAGARADETPAPGTPPGTESTSPPPEVDGESPGLKIRDGATLAPARVLDIVSVVESEGGEERREETSSNLKFALQAEVLFGKDSAKLSGAANARIAEIAAEIRGQGAKRVRVFGFTDNLGSAAHGDVLSKQRADAVHKVLSQQLGGSGISYEIRGYGEQYPIADNGTEDGRKKNRRVEVSFPRGEGGASQG